CCTGCCGGGCCCGGGCCCCTACCGGTGAGCGGCCAGCCCCGcgctggggtgggagggcaccTCCCTGTGTCCAGACCTGAGCCTGGGTGGCTCCCAGCTGAGTGCCTGGGTTCCTGGCTCCAGTTCTGCCAttaggaggagggggcgggggcccAGGAGTCCGCGGTGAATTCTACCGTCTTCTTGAGCAGAGGGCCCCCAACTTGAGCCCCCGGCCCCATGGGCCGTGTGGACCATGTGGGTGGAATCTCCCCATCCAGGCAGAGTGGTGGGCCCTGGCCCCATCTCTCCTCATTCAGGGCTCGATTCACTGACGTTCTGTGCTGAGGCATCTAGTCCGCTCCACGCACATTTCCCAAGAGAGAGGACCCTAGGGGTCCCAGAGAAGGCAAGGGATGCACCCGAGGCCACACGGCTGAGACATGTCACAGCTGGGATGGAGCCCCTTCCGGTGGACTCTAAGACTGTGCCTTTGGCTCTAGGCTGTtccccccaggccctgggagTCAGGGGGACAGACTGACAGGCGCCAGGGTTGGAGGGTTTCAGGTCCTGGGGACCCCCCGCCCCCAGTGCTGCGTCTCCTGTTCAGAGTGAAGTTTCTGGTGGTGAGAGACAGGGGACCCGCGGCTGAGACTGAGTGGTCCAATGAGACCCGCCTGCAGCAAGGTACGGGGCCAGGCGTGCAGGTCAAACTCTAGGGCTGGAGGCCCAGGGACCTGGGGGCTCCTGAggactgggggtgggtggggaggagtgggCCAGCCCCCAGTCAGTCAGAGCCACCACGCCGCCTGCATGCCCCGCCCCCCTTGGGCTGCGGTGAGAGGTGGTTGGTCTGGAGGCTGTTCCAGGTCGCCCTTCTCAGGTCAgatctctttcctcccttctcaccCCACCTGCCTGTGGGCCCCCTCACACCCTCAGCCGAGGCGCTCCAGGCTGCCCCAGGGCCCCAGAGCGCGGGCCCCGTGGTCATCGCTGCCATCCTGTCCGTCCTGCTGGCTGCCCTCCTCACCGCCCTCCTGACCCTGCTCAGCTACGCCTGGCAAGTGGACAGGGTCGGGGCTGCCCGGGGAGGGGTGCAGTGCCTCTCCTGGGCCACCTCTATCCCTTCCCCacgccccagcccaggcccccagcccagctTATTCTGCCGGAAGGGTTTTCCCTGAAGGCCGAGCAGGGCTAACAATGATTGATCAAGGGATCCCCAAGGTTCTAGAACCTctaggtggggtgtgtgtgtgcattaacCCCTCCCTCTCTTGTCCCTCTGCCTGACACCTGCTGAGGGGTTGGGGGGCCACATTTTCTGAGTGCGCACcatctgccctctggtggcaaGAGCTGGAATTGCGAGTGGGAGCGCAGAGCAGATGCTCCAGGTGGAACACGTCCAGGTGGAGatgaattgcttttttttttgcggtatgcgggcctctcactgttgtggcctctcccgttgcggagcacaggctccggacgcacaggctcagcggccatggctcacgggcttagttgctccgcggcatgtgggatcttcccggaccagggcacgaacccgtgtttcctgcattggcaggcggattctcaaccactgcgccaccagggaagccctgaattgctTTTAATCTAAGCGCTGATCTTTGACTTGAGCGCTCAAGGCCTCATCTGgggcctggtggggagggggtgtcccccaggcttcctggaggaaaggGGCATCTGGTCCCCGACGAGGAtttggagaggagggagagggaagcaggctgGGAGGGTCCGGGGGCGGAAGAGTTGCCAGGAAGGCCCGGGCCTTGTTTCCCAGCTGAGGAAATGGTCTGTATGCTGAAGGCAAGAGAGAGCCAGTGGCCAGCTGTGATCAGGGGAAAGAGGCAGATGATGTTTTCGAGGCATCGTGGGTGTGGGGAGCGGAGGAGGGGGGCGCCACGGTGGGGTGATGACAGAGGGCAGGGAGACAGAGCTGGATTTGTGAGGTTTAGAGGAACAGCGCTCCAACCTCTAGGCAACAGCCATCGGGTTGCCACGAGGCCCTGTATTCTTCATTCTCccgtctctcctctcctcccccctccccccccagctACGACACCTGTGGGAGCACGGCCATCTCTGGCCCAGGGGAGCTGGCATGCATGAGAAGATATAACACCCACCACATGTTCAGCCCTTCAGCCGAGGGGGGCTCCTGAGAGGCTCCAGGGGGCCCCCATCTGCCCCTCTGCCTCGCCCCTGGTCCaggctgcagagcatgggctgggGGCGCGCCCTGCTGCTTCAGAGCCCTGGGAGAGAGTGTTTCCAAAGAAGGAAGCGGGGGAGGGTGTCCTTAGTCCAAAGCTTGGGCCTGTCCCTGTCAGAAATAAATGTCCCCATTATTGGGGACAGCCCCCTGAATGGCTGTGTCATGGTGCACCTGGGCAGTCTCCCTGCATCCCTTTCCCCAGCTCCTCCTGGGAGGATACAGCAACCGGGGGTGAAGCCCAGGGTGCTAGGCCAGTTGAGCCATCGGGGCAGGGCAAGCCTCTCTTCTGGCCTCAATGGCCttgtctgtaaagtgaggatGATTCCAGTGGTCCCACTGGGCCCGCTGAGGCTAAACCAAGGAGGTGATCGTGCTCACCTGCCCTACGTGTCTGGCACTTGCTGccatcccccccccacctcctcttcttcttttttaaaatatttatttggctgcaccaggtctcagttgcggcacacgggatcttcgttgccgcctgcaggcttagttgctgcatgcgggatctagttccctgacccaggATCGAAccagggctccctgcattgggagcatggagtcttaaccaccagaccaccaggaagtccccccGCCTCCCCTTTGTGGTCTCCCTCCATCTGGCCTCTCCTCCTGGCTGGAGGACTTAGAGCTTCTAGGCTTCACCCTGACCTCTGTGCTCACTCCGGGGTGGGGGCGTAGAAAGGCGTGAGAAGCTGCAGCTCCTGGAGATGTCTGGGCTCAGACTCGGGCCCCAAACCTAATGCAGGGCACCAAGCACCTGTCATCATCCACTCGGCTCCAGGCCAGGCTCCCCAGGGGCCAAGATGACCCGGCAAGGTTCTGTCCTCCAGTCACCCACCGCTGcgtgggagaggaggggaaacCAGCCAGCACATGGGATGGAGGGAGTGCAGAGGTTTGAGAGCCGGAGGAGGCTTCCTGAGCAGGCGTGGCCTTGAAGGAGGGGCCGCACTGTGACAGGTGGACCCCGGGAAGGGGACCCAGGCAGAAGCAGCAGCGTGTACCGAGGCCTGGAAACCGCGGTGACTGCTGGGTGGGCAGGCTGGGGACAGCtagagggtggggtgagggacCGCGAGGAGGCCAGGGGATACCCCTTGCTAGGTGAAGGGACTCACCCTCTGGGGCatggggcagggaaggagggctCTGGCTGCGTGCCCAGGTGCCTGTGTCTGGGTGGTGCAAATGGCCCTAATGGGTTTATTAAGCCGGTGCACACACATCTGGCTCTTGCTGTGGAGGAAATGGTCACATGACCAGcttgggaggggcagggaggggagggggacacaCAGAATTCCAGCCTCTGCCCAGCCAAACCTTGATCTCTCCACAGCCTTTCCAGAGCAGCCATGAGCCCCGACCCTggggctgggtgaccttggacagatcacttaccctctctgggcctgttttccCCTTAATGTAAAAACGAAGGTTGAACTGGGTAACTCTAAGGCCCTGCACTCTACCAGCACCCAGTATGGGTCGGACAccggcaggaaacagatggcacgcTGTCTAATGGGGCAATTGAAAGCATTGACAAAGGTGTGGGCAGCATACGAAGGGGACCCAGGGCACCGATGGGGCCATAAGCACTCCTCTCCCTGAAGGGCTGGTGGTGTTTCCAGAGCCAGTCTGCCTGGCAGGAGCAGGGGGCTGTAGGTAGAAGGAGCCGGGGGACTAAATACCCCGGCCTTTCTCCTCTGGCCTTCTGATCGCGTGCTGACCACACCTAACCAGAAGCAAGAGGGCAGGGGGTCTGGACGGTGTGGTCCATGTGCCAGTTGGACCTGGGTCCAGAGCAGGACAGAGAGGGGCCAAGAATGGCCTTAGAGGGTACTATGATCTGTTTTTTACTCACagcacttctgacaccaaatgtgtggggtttttctgttttttatttttattttggccatgccaagTGGCTTTCAgggtctcagttccctgaccagggattgaacccgggccacagcagtgacagcgccgaatcctaaccactaggccgccAGGGAACTCCTCGAATGGGTGGGTTTTTCCTCACACCAACCAATTCTCCAACTCTCTGGACACCAGCTGGATGTTCTACAATtgaattcaattctgacactacgtCCCTGGAGTTAGTGCACACCCCACAGataaagggctcagtcccacaagatcGCCCCCACCTAGATGCCAGGAATAAGTATGGGGTGCCCACACATCTATTCAACTTGGTTACAAATAGCttattcccatgaccccctcctcagATTCCATAATTTACTAGAACggctcacaaaactcaggaaaacagttcaCTTACTATTACTAgattattataaaggatacaactcaggaacagccaactAGAAGAGATGTATAGGGCGAGgtatggggggaggggtgctgagCTTCCATGCCTTCTCTGGGTGCACCACCTCTGTGTGTTCATCCACCCGGAAGTTCTCCAAACCCCATTGTCTAGGGTCTTTATGGAGGTTCCATGACATAGGcacaattgattaaatcattggccattgatgACTGAACCAGCCCCAGTGCCCTCCCCGGAGGTTGCTTAGGAGGAGTCGGGGGGATAGGGCTGAAAGTTCCAGCCCTTTAGTCACATGGTTGGTTCCATCCTAAAGCTATCTagggagaattccctggtggtccagtggtgaggacgccacgctttcactgccgagggctcgggttcgatccctagtcagggaactaagatcctgcaagctgcgtggtgcgaccaaaataattaaaaaaaaaaaaaaaaaagctatctaggggcccacccagagtcaccttattagcataaactcaggcaTGGTTGAAAGGGGCTCCTTATGgataacaaaagatgctcctctcACACCAGCACtcagaaaattccaagggttttaagagctctgtgccagaaaacGGGACAAAGACTGAATGTGTATTACTTATTATATCACAACATCACAGAGGGGGCACAGGCCGCCTTTGTGCTGATCCTGTGGAATCAGTTCTTTCCCCACCTTTGTGGGCTCCAGACTGGAGAAAGGGGCCACAGAGTCCTGTCCCAGACGGAGGGCTGCCTGAGGCCAGGGTTGGGCGTGCAGAGGGGACTCTGCAGGAGCTGACCCCTGAGTCGTGGAGGACAGCGATCCTGGCTGCCTCTGACCGGATATCCCAGAGGGCCTTCAGGCCAC
The DNA window shown above is from Kogia breviceps isolate mKogBre1 chromosome 14, mKogBre1 haplotype 1, whole genome shotgun sequence and carries:
- the LOC131741338 gene encoding uroplakin-3b-like protein 1, producing MRLSGGQASLLMALLLLLNCLHPGRVWQPRGQFSHPNIADLDAIWLLLAHSDATQSFTAPQRMEDTPVPANLPQRGCYVTLRANRALYDGRYSPMTRGCHHPLPGPGPYRVKFLVVRDRGPAAETEWSNETRLQQAEALQAAPGPQSAGPVVIAAILSVLLAALLTALLTLLSYACYDTCGSTAISGPGELACMRRYNTHHMFSPSAEGGS